Sequence from the Meles meles chromosome 10, mMelMel3.1 paternal haplotype, whole genome shotgun sequence genome:
aagttttggaagaagtTTCTACAGACTAATTCCTGTTTCCACAAATGACTCTGGGTGAGTCAGCATAGTGGAGAGTAGGGGTATTCTTGAAAGCTACTCCTGAAAGCTAACCAGTGTGACTAGCATTAACTAAACTATACATTGGAGTGACTATGAATGACATTAAAATGTGTTCCACTGAATGCACACTAAATATACCTATACTGGTTTGATTAGTAtacaccctccccccaaaatacacGTCCACCCAGAGCCTCgaaatgtgatcttatttggaaatagcatCTTTGCAGACGTAATTACTtagttaaagatcttgagatggcATCATCCTGAATTTAGAGTGAGTTTCAAATCCAATCCTCTTTCTATAagaagagaagacacaaagagacacATGGAGAAATTGCCCTTGCGATGACAGGCCTAAGTAGAAAGGAGCTATGCTGACACAGCCAGGCGACACTTGGGGCCACCACAACCTGGACGAGACAAGGAAGTTTTATTTCCTAGAATCTGCAGAGGGAGCATGGTCCTACTGAGATCGTGCTTCAGAACTTCTGTACTTGGGAACTGTAAGAGAAAAAGTTTCTGTagttttaagccacctagtttggGTCTTTTGTTACAGAAGCCTTAGGAAGTGACTACAGTACCCCCACCTCAATTTTCCCTTATCTGGATCCCCAAAATGCTCACAGCTGCTTGAGTTCCTGCCACTAGGTTAAGTGTGAGAGATGGAAAATAAGAATGGAAAGCGATATCACCTCAACCAATttgttaaaaatcttaattttgaaAAACTTCATTAAgcatattttacaaaaaaaaaaccaaaacccacaaGGCCATGTGTATTGGAGAACCCCATGCAAATAAGGAACTCTGGAGCTTAAACTTCTTTAGCTTCACGACAAATCCACTTCGGGATGTAGGAGGGGAGAGTTAACTGCAAGGGAAGTGTCCTTGAGAGGACCATGAGGAAAAATGTGAGGAATGATCGTACAAGAGGGCTTGGAACCTACGCTGAGAAAGAGAGGTAATAAGACAAACTGGGCAGAGGCAATTGGCAATGGATGAGGAAAATGTGTTAGAGTTATGTAAGAGAGGTCATAGTGGGGGTCAAAATTTATTGGAATTACATTAGGTGGTGTGAACTGGAAAAAATAGGAGTGAGTGGTTAGAGAGTGGAGTGCTCAGATGGACGCGATAGTGGGAGTGCGATTATTGACAATGGAAAGGATTGAATACAATCATGAAAGAGGGTGGCTGGACATGAGTAAGGAAACCAAACATTAGCAGAAGATAGGAAGTCAACTGAGAGGCCAAGACACTGAAAGATCCTAATAGATATTGAAATGTTCACATGCACGACTGAATTAGTGGTAAACCAGTGTAAAATGAGGAGACTGGATagtaaacgaaaaaaaaaaaagatgaggtgaTAGTGCTATGGTCTGATAGCACATGCTTCAAAGGAGCTCGAGTTATTTGGGCAAGAGTAAAGAACAATGGTCTGGAAGTGGCAGAGGATCGAGAGACCAGTATTAgagaaaaaatgggagaaaacaaCTCTGTATTTGAAAGAGCAGAGGGGAATCAGAGTTCATAAGAAAAGTCAGGTTGGAATCAAGCAAGAGATGAACACAGTCAAAAAAGACACTCAGAATATAGAGTATTTTGCTGATAACAGAGCACAAGTTTCAGAGGACACTTGGGAATGGATGTGGTATTGGAAATATTCTGGTCAGATTGTGTAGATCAAATTGGGACAAAAGTCCAGGTGATGGACAGTCTGTGAAGCATGGGCTTCCTGCAGAGCCTCGGATGAACAGGGTGGTGACGCATGAAGGGATCGCTTGGGATCCTCTCTTAAAGGAAAGTGGTTAATTAGAGTTAACTAAAACTCCTTCCTAGACACTGGCCTCTATCCAAGTACTCACTCTCCGTTGGGGCAGCAGCTTCACTCTGTGCTTACCACACTGGTCTTTATTTCTTCACGCTCAACACAAGGAAATTACAGCTTTCGAAACTTAATTTTATACTTAGAAGGTTCTGGCTTATTGCCCGTTTCATCACAATTTCACTTTCATGCCCccggttttattttaaattatcttttgttGCCTGAAGTTGCTTTCACATTTTTCTGGGTAATTGTTATAGTTTTAATTCAGGAGGAATGGGTAATAATTTTGAGTTCTTGCATACATAAACATGTATTTCTCTCATTATTTAAAAGTGAATGATGTCAAGAGAATTAGAGAACAAGTCACAAACTgagagaaaatttttgcaaatgacacatctaaTAAAGAGCTATTATACAAAATGTACaaggaactcttaaaattcaacaatcagaaaacaaagaagtcgattaaaaaatggataaaagaccctaacagatacctcaccaaagaagacacccagatggaaaataagcatatgaaaagatactctgCAACAcatatcatcagggaaatgtaaattgagacagcaatgagataccactatacacctattaAGATGGTTAAAATCCAGAACCCTGACAACTAAATGCTGGTGAGGAAAGGGAGCAACAGAAATCCccattcactgctggtgggaatgcaaaatggtgtggTCACTTTGGAAGAGAGTTGGGAGGTTTCTTACAAAAGTAAATAttcttaccatataatccagcaatcatccttcttggtatttacctgaaggactcAAAAACTTATGTCCTGcacatgagtactttataattttctgtgtatagattcttagtctctttggttaggtttattcctaggtatcttatagttttgggtacaattgtaaatgggattgactccttaatttctctttcttcagtcttgttgttggtgtacagaaatgcaactgatttctgtgcattgattttatatcctgacactttactgaattcctgtacaagttctagcagttttggagtggagtcttttgggttttccacatatagtatcatatcatctgcgaagagtgatagtttgacttcttctttaccaatttggatgcctttaatttctttttgttgtctgattgctgaggctaggacttctagtactatgttgaatagcagtggtgataatggacatccctgccgtgttcctgaccttaacggaaaagctttcagtttttctccattgagaatgatatttgcggtgggtttttcatagatggctttgataatatggagatatgtgccctctatccccacattttgaagagttttgatcaggaagggatgctgtactttgtcaaatgctttttcagcatctattgagagtatcatatggttcttgttctttcttttattaatgtgttctatcacattgattgatttgcggatgttgaaccaaccctgcagccttggaataaatcccacttgatcgtggtgaataatccttttaatgtactgttgaatcctattggctagtatttgggcaagaatttttgcgtctgtgttcatcaaggatattggtctgtagttctcttttttggtgggatccttgtctggttttgggatcaaggtgatgctggcctcataaaatgagtttggaagttttccttccatttctattttttggaacagtttcaggagaataggaatgagttcttctttaaatgtttggtagaattcccctgggaagccgtcgggccctgggcttttgtttgtttggagatttttgatgactgtttcaatctccttactggttatgggcctgttcaggttttctatttcttcctggttcagttgtggtagtttatatgtctctaggaatgcgtccatttcttccagattgtccaatttgttggcgtagagttgctcatagtatgttcttataattgtctgtatttctttggtgttagttgtgatctctcctctttcattcatgattttattgacctgagggttttgaagggtcaggggtgggaggttgggggaacaggtggtgggtaatggggagggcacgttttgcatggagcactgggtgttgtgcaaaaagaatgaatactgttacgctgaaaaaataaataaaatgggaaaaaaaaaacttatggattggggcatctgggtggctcagtgggttaagcctctgcctttggctcaggtcatgatctcagggtcctggaatcgagtcccgcatcaggctctctgctcagcagggagcctacttccctctccctctctctctgcctgcctctctgcctacttgtgatctctctctgtcaaataaataaataaaatctttaaaaaaacccttatAACTATATGTATTACAGCTATTGGAAGTGATGtggagagatatatatatatatatatattgacatGAACACATATTGATAATATACTGATTAGCGAGAAAATCGTTACAATATTATACatagtgtcattttatttttggaaaacttggaaaaatattgaaaacttaGAGAAATATTGAAAACACATACACCAAAATGTTTAAGTGATCACCTGAAATTGGGAAGACTGTGATTCATTTAATGAATAAACtatcttcattcatttaaaaaaaaaaaaaacttatgtcctgcacacaaatgtttatagtaactttattcataattgcccaaatctgaaagcaaccaagatgttcttcagtagatgcatggataaacaaaatgtggaacATGCAGACAATTATACAGTTCcaaattattattcaaaatattcagCATATTATTCAgttccagaaagaaatgaaacatgaagccatgaaaacacctgaaaaaaacataaatgcatattactatgtgaaagaagcctatctgaaaaggctacaagCTGTATGACTCCAACTCAacaatattctggaaaaggcaaaactatggagacgaTGAAAAAATCAATGGTTTtcagggacacatgggtggctcagttggttaagcgtctaccctcagctcagatcatgatcccagggtcctgggatcaagtcctgcatcaggcttcttgctgaatGGAGAgtatgcttcttcctctgcctactgctccccctgcttatgcgcacgctctctctctctcaatctctctttctctgataaataaataaaatcttaaaaaaaaaatcaatggtcaTCAGGAacttggggggagagagagggaagaaaaatggagTACAGAGGGTTTCCAGatcagtgaaactactctgtatgatcCTATAATACTGGATTTGTGTCATCAtaaatttgtccaaacccacataATGTACAACAGCAAGAGTGGGCCCTAAGGTAAATGATGGATTTTGGATAATAATGTGTCAATGTaagttcatcagttgtaacaaacaCACAATTCTGGTGGAGGATGTTGGTAATGAGGCAGGCTATGAATGGGAGGGGACAGGGAaaatatgggaaatctctgtatcttttgCTCATAGCTATTGTAAACCCTAAACTGCTCTAAATAATAAAgcctatttaaaaatagttaatgaTGACTTGATCTAGTATAGAATTTTTTACTAACATTTACTCTCAGGATTCTGTAAATAGGTATTATTCCATTGTCTTCCGTCATCTAAAATTGCAAAGGCTGATTCCAGCTGTCATAGGCAGACTTCTAATTTGGCCCTCGGGGATTGCCACCTCTTACTGTCTATGCACTATAGAGTTCTCTCATCTTGAGTATGAAGATGACTTGTGAATATGATGGGATTTCACTCTGTGATAATGTTACACTACATGGAAAGGGGGATTTTGAAGATTAATTAAGATCCTTAATcagttgaattttatttattcaaaagagaaattatcttcagtgagCCTATCATAATCAGGTGTACCCTTTAAAGGTATCCAGGCTTTCCTAGAAGTCAGAGATTCAGAATGGTAGAGAGTCTCCTGCAGCTCTAGAAGAGGCAAACTGTCATGTTGTGAGGACAGACATAAGTAGAAAAGCCATGAAGGTGACCTTTAGGAGCTTATAAATGCTCACCAACTAATGACGAACAAAATAATGCACATCTCAGTCAGCTGCAAGAAAATCAATTCTTCCAACAGTGAGTGAACTTGGAAATGGACCCTGAATCTCAGATGAGATTGTAGCTCTGGCTGacatcttgacctgagctgagtgAGATCCTCAGCAGATAGCATGTTTAGGCTGTGCCTGGACTTCCAACCAACAGAAACAGATTTGTGTGGCTTTCAGCTgctcagtttgtggtaatttgttacacagcaatagaaaaaacattttctaagtgatccttttgttttgtttatgttctAGATTTTTGTAAACTTTCATTACCCTTGACATTCAGTTATTTCACCAATGCAtctatagacttttttttttaatatggtgagACTCTTTATAACAGTTCCTCCTTTATTTAAATGAAGTTTTCAGTAATTACAGTTAATAACAGGAAAACTAAGCAAGGTGTGACTTAAAATGCTAAAATCAAAGTAAAGGACTTAAGAAGTTTGTGGTATTTTAAGTAAAAgacctaggaaaaaaaaaccaggtcCTGCTTTAGAGAAGATCTGATGTTAATGCACAGATAAAAGGGGTAAAATGGAAGACTAAGCTAACCTTTTCATCAAATGAAATGACctttatataataaaagaaagaaaaaacagcacAAGAAAATGATTTCCTCCCAAGATGCGCAAAAGAACAAACTAgctattttaaattaattgaattcATCCAGATTCTGAGTTTTATCTCAGGATTCTAGGAGATGAGTATACACTATTTCACTGCCTCCTATTGTGATCTGTAAGGAACCACAGAGAATAGGATCTGTACCAGGAAGTTAAGGACAAgcaaatataaagtatttttacttAAAGTCTTCAAAATTATCAAGAGGTTGGATTTGAAAACACAGGCATATTGGCTTGGCAAAATTCTAGGACTAAGTATCAAGCAGTGTTTGTGAGCATTCAGCAGCCTGTTGTTAGTACTCACCAGGAACAAGTTGAAGTTCGGTTATAACCAATAATGCATACTAACTATGATTTTTATATCATTAGGTTGGTAGGTTGatacaagaaaaattttttttaaccacacaGTGTATAGGTTAGTTTTGGTTACCAGAGCAGATTGACTGATAGTTCAGAATATGGGGTTACTGTTTGTTACAGCCTTAACTGTCCCACCAAAATTCATATGTGagagtcctaacccccagtacctcagaatatgactgtatttggagataagtcctttaaaattgtaattaaggtaaaatgaggtcacatGTGCAGGCCCTAATACAATATGacttgtgtccttataagaagatgaGATCAGGACATAGATATGCACACAAAAAGGAAAGACCATCTGAGCAtgcagcaagaaggcagccatctacaagccaaggagagaggcctccaAGGATATAATTTTGTCAAtgccttggtcttggacttccagcctctaagtctgtgggaaaataaatttctgttgtttaagtcactcaTTCTGTGATATTTTAATAAGACAGCCCTGGAAAACTAATACAGCATCTATTGCTCACAGATGTCTTCAAGGAAGGCTAGACAGACCAGTCTCTGAGCATCAAAGAATGTCAGAGGGCCTTTTCTGCTGTGGAATGTCCAGCGCACAGATGCAAATACCCAGACTTAATCTGATTTTCCCTTGGTAAACAATTTCACTATAGTTGACTTAGTCTGTACTAATGTCACATTCAACCATTTCAGGTGATGGCTGACCACTTGCcagtctttccctccctccttccctctctccctttattCCACCCTCAATAAATGTATGGAGCTCTCGCATAAAAGAGAGAACTAGATCCATTAGTCCTATAGCTATGCTTTAAAGAACATACTCTTgagaaagtgaagaaaatgttactaaaagATGAGTCTAGAGGAATTTTACAGAGGTACAGGCATTGGTTTTGATATGTGAGATCAGTTTTTACTTCACCTGACACCTATCCTTGCAGGGGTTCTAGAGAACAAAAGATTAATGcaatataatttatgtattaacATCCCTGGGGATGCTCAAGATCTGGGCATAGGGAGACAAGAATAGACTCCACTTCCAGATAATAATCAGATGGAACTCAGAGCATCAGGAACTGTTATTATGTAAATTTAGCACACTTATATGCATGCAGGCAAGGAGCAGAAAATAACAGTTAAAAAGGTATTTGGCAAAGTCTTATATCCTTCtagataaaatgattaaaatgttgAATAATCTATTTTAAAGTAGATTTAAAAGCATTCACAAAATCTGCTCAATAAAGCTATTCAATGGGAAAGGTTCACAGTGATATAAAATTGGCAAGAACtacatggtaattttttttatgactttttctgttttctatgtcTATGAGAAAGCAAACTATTGGGATAAATTTGAGAATCAAGATTCAAAATATTCTTGGTGGGTTGGTGAGATGTATgaaaaccaataataaaaattagcAGAGCTAAATATATATGTCTTCATTTAAGTTTTAACAAAACTTGCGGAGATCTTGTAAACAGTTTATAGGAAAATGGTCTTGTAaaattagttaaataaaaaaCTATAGTTATGAATAATTTTGGAAATAATGGTGATGCTTGCACAACATTGAGAAAgtaatgtcactgaattgtaccCTGGCTAAActggcaaattttatgttttacatatattttgctacaataaaaaaagactctgtttcaaaaaaaaaaagactctaatgAAGCCACAGATATTTTGCATATCACAAGCAAATTTGATTCTTGAAAAGCAAATGAGAACCAACATACTGGGGTGAGCAAATATAGCatcacatattatttatttcagaatatcATATCATACTCTAGACTAAGGCACAAATGGTGTTGAAAGTTCTAAAACTGTCATCATTTGAGACAGAGTTAAAAAAACTATTGTGATTATCCTGGGGGAAATAAGGTTGTTCTACAAATAAATGGAGCATTGTCATGTGGAAAGAGGAACAGACATTCTCCATTCTGCTCCACTGGGTAAAAGCAGACCTAATGGATGGAATTCATCTCTCTATTCATTCCACACCAGGTCTGCTGGACAAAGCTGCAGATCATTTCTTTATGCATTGATAtgctaataaaattttaaaaatgggtcaaTGAAGTCTAAATACCACTGGATATCTGACAGAAGATGACCTAAGAAAGGCCTTTCATGGATCACTGACATGTGATTTATCTTGCATTGGCCTGTATGAGGAAATTCATTAATTAGGTAGAGGGATGCTTTATCCAAATGCAAGGCCATATGTGGGAGTCCTGTATACCTCCAGCTCATctcctttttggttttgatgaTAGGTAATGGGAAATTCTTATAGTCTTTACTCTTCAACTCTGAAATTCTCTAGAAACTTTCGAAAAGCAGCCATAACTTCCTTATTCCTCAAGCTGTAGATCAAGGGGTTCAACATAGGTGCCACCAGAGCATAGAATAGAGTGACAATTTTCTCCACTTCCATGGAGGAGGCTGACCGTGGAACCAGGTAGGTGAAGATGGTAGCCCCAAAGCACATGCAAACCACAATGAGGTGGGAGGCACAAGTCCCAAAGGCTTTGCTACGTCCCTGAGCAGAACGAATTTGCAGAATGGCAGTAACTATACGACCATAGGAGAACAGAACAAGGAAACAGGGAAGCATGATCACCAGAAATCCTGAGATGGCCATCATGACCTTGTTGAAGGAGATGTCCACACAGGCTAACCTTACCACTGCAAGGGTCTCACAGGCAAAGTGATTAATAACATTGTGACACAGGGGAAGCCGGAAGGTAATGATTGTTTCCATTAGCGAATTCGTGAAACCAGCCACCAAGCAGCCAGCAGCCAGCCCCATGCACAGCCCTTCATGCATGATGACCGTGTAGTGCAGTGGATGGCACActgccacatagcggtcataggccatggctCCCAGCAGGAAGAACTCAGATCCACCCAATCCCAGGGAGATGTAGAGCTGGAGCACACAGCTATAGAACGGGATGGACTTCTGGACTGAGAGCATGTGGGCTAGCATTTGTGGGGCAAAACTGTTTGCATAACAAAGGTCCACAAAGGATAAAACAccaaggaagaagtacatggggttATGAAGCCTGTTGTCCAGTCTGATCAGAAGAAGAATGAGGGCATTTCCCACAAGAGTCACCAAGTACATGGTCAGGACCAGGACAAAGAGGAAGACTTGAGTCTTCGGGTCACTGGACAAACCCAGCAGAATGAACTCACTTACCCATGTCTGGGTTTTATTTTCCTGGTCCATGAGCTTCTGAGGACCAAACTCTAAAGACGTTGAAAAAACAAATCACAAAAACTTGGGATTACAAGGCTGGTTTTTAGACCATATAGAGAGAGTCTACCCATCTGAACCAAAGTTCTTCTAGAACATCTCAGCCAAATCATCATCCAAACTCTGCTTAACGCATCCATACATGAGGAACACAATAGAACCCAACTGTGAAGCTGGAAATCAAGGAGTAAAGAAGTTACATTCTTATAATTCCATTTATTGGATCATAATTTCTTCTCTGAAACATCAGCTCTTAAGTGGAGGAAGGAAATTAATGAAGTATTTAGA
This genomic interval carries:
- the LOC123952058 gene encoding olfactory receptor-like protein OLF3, with the protein product MDQENKTQTWVSEFILLGLSSDPKTQVFLFVLVLTMYLVTLVGNALILLLIRLDNRLHNPMYFFLGVLSFVDLCYANSFAPQMLAHMLSVQKSIPFYSCVLQLYISLGLGGSEFFLLGAMAYDRYVAVCHPLHYTVIMHEGLCMGLAAGCLVAGFTNSLMETIITFRLPLCHNVINHFACETLAVVRLACVDISFNKVMMAISGFLVIMLPCFLVLFSYGRIVTAILQIRSAQGRSKAFGTCASHLIVVCMCFGATIFTYLVPRSASSMEVEKIVTLFYALVAPMLNPLIYSLRNKEVMAAFRKFLENFRVEE